The proteins below come from a single Candidatus Bathyarchaeota archaeon genomic window:
- a CDS encoding PadR family transcriptional regulator: MNDQEKQDLNELKHQMRAQKHLMFHRRNWLRHNAMVPKGFLRYHVLEALSDKPMSGSELMEEIQKRAGGHWKPSPGSIYPLLAWLQDNRYIAELPHENGLKRYQLTASGKEFFEEQSKAREKFREDAGFMAYPFFGRSLGKIPEEKTNEIRQSMKRLLVASLKLGKTFKENYSEQDLNEALKTLNEASDKLEALNAKRQGEKA; this comes from the coding sequence ATGAACGACCAAGAAAAACAAGACCTAAACGAACTCAAACACCAAATGCGCGCACAAAAACACCTCATGTTCCACCGCCGCAACTGGCTCCGCCACAACGCCATGGTCCCCAAAGGCTTCCTACGCTACCACGTCCTAGAAGCCCTCAGCGACAAACCCATGTCAGGCAGCGAACTCATGGAAGAAATCCAGAAACGCGCCGGCGGACACTGGAAACCCAGCCCCGGCTCCATCTACCCCCTGCTCGCATGGCTCCAAGACAACAGATACATAGCTGAATTGCCCCATGAAAACGGGCTTAAACGCTACCAGCTAACCGCAAGCGGCAAAGAATTCTTCGAGGAACAAAGCAAAGCACGCGAAAAATTCCGCGAAGACGCCGGCTTTATGGCTTACCCCTTCTTTGGCCGCTCCTTAGGAAAGATACCTGAAGAGAAAACCAACGAGATTCGCCAATCCATGAAGCGGCTGCTTGTAGCCTCGCTTAAGCTGGGCAAAACCTTCAAGGAAAACTACTCTGAGCAGGACCTTAACGAAGCCCTCAAAACCCTAAATGAAGCCTCCGACAAGCTCGAGGCACTCAACGCAAAGCGGCAGGGCGAGAAAGCATGA
- a CDS encoding ATP-binding cassette domain-containing protein — protein MSQNRSEDVIVVEGLTKVFNGNLTAVDHIDFSVKRGEIFGFLGPNGAGKTTTIKMLITVLRPTEGKASILGGDIAKQSMAVRSGIGVVPQEYTADEDLTAMENILLCADLYGIPRAVSKKRSLDLLNLVELTAFKDKRVQTFSGGMRRRLELACGLINRPKVLFLDEPTLGLDVQTRAATWNYVKMLKKEFGMTLFLTTHYLEEADALCDRIAIIDHGKIVVVGSPSELKDSLGGDIITLSIQKEQEDITEFIGKVEHVKEVKRENGSYTITSSNGELTAPLIIEALRKSGHVVTKLALAKPSLNEVYMQYTGKSMRDEESHEGVMSQRIAMRRAHR, from the coding sequence ATGAGCCAAAACCGCAGCGAAGACGTCATTGTAGTTGAGGGCTTAACTAAGGTCTTCAACGGCAACCTCACCGCAGTTGACCACATAGACTTCAGTGTGAAGCGGGGCGAAATCTTTGGTTTTCTGGGCCCCAACGGCGCGGGCAAAACCACCACCATCAAGATGCTAATCACGGTGCTTAGGCCCACTGAGGGAAAAGCCTCGATTCTAGGCGGTGACATCGCTAAGCAAAGCATGGCGGTGCGCTCAGGCATAGGTGTGGTTCCCCAAGAATACACCGCCGACGAGGATTTGACTGCTATGGAGAATATTTTGCTTTGCGCTGACCTCTACGGTATCCCCCGCGCTGTCTCCAAGAAGCGCTCGCTTGACCTGCTTAACCTTGTCGAGTTGACGGCTTTTAAGGATAAGCGTGTTCAAACCTTTTCGGGTGGTATGCGTAGGCGGCTGGAGCTGGCATGCGGCTTAATCAACCGCCCCAAAGTGCTCTTCCTCGACGAGCCAACCTTGGGTTTGGATGTTCAGACCAGAGCCGCCACATGGAATTATGTGAAGATGCTCAAGAAGGAATTCGGCATGACCTTGTTTCTCACCACCCACTACCTTGAAGAGGCAGATGCCCTCTGCGACCGCATCGCCATCATTGACCACGGCAAAATCGTTGTGGTGGGAAGCCCCAGCGAGCTTAAAGACAGCTTAGGCGGAGACATAATCACGCTCTCTATACAGAAAGAACAAGAAGACATTACTGAGTTCATCGGCAAAGTGGAGCATGTTAAAGAGGTTAAACGGGAAAACGGCAGCTACACCATCACTTCAAGCAACGGAGAATTAACCGCGCCGCTTATCATCGAAGCACTCAGAAAAAGCGGACATGTAGTCACCAAGCTGGCGTTGGCAAAGCCCAGTTTAAACGAGGTCTACATGCAGTACACAGGCAAATCTATGCGCGACGAGGAGTCACATGAAGGAGTTATGTCTCAGCGGATAGCTATGCGGAGGGCACACCGATGA